From a region of the Cyclopterus lumpus isolate fCycLum1 chromosome 5, fCycLum1.pri, whole genome shotgun sequence genome:
- the rplp2 gene encoding 60S acidic ribosomal protein P2, with translation MRYVAAYLLAVLGGNTSPSLKDIKAILGSVGIEAEDERLNKVISELNGKNINEVMNSGLSKLASVPAGGAVAAAPVAAAAGAAGAAPVVAEEKKEEKKDESEESDEDMGFGLFD, from the exons ATGCGTTACGTGGCCGCTTACCTCCTGGCTGTGCTCGGTGGAAACACCAGCCCCTCTTTAAAGGACATCAAGGCCATCTTGGGCAGTGTAGGAATTGAGGCTGAGGATGAACGCCTAAACAAG GTCATTAGTGAACTTAATGGGAAAAACATCAATGAAGTCATGAACTCAG GCCTCTCTAAGTTAGCCTCCGTACcagcaggtggtgctgtggCGGCGGCTCCCGTCGCAGCTGCTGCTGGGGCCGCTGGGGCTGCGCCTGTTGTTG cggaagagaaaaaggaagagaagaaagatgaATCGGAAGAGTCAGACGAAGATATGGGCTTCGGACTCTTCGATTAA
- the LOC117731183 gene encoding adenosine receptor A1: MFLLTQNPKWRVREHVDMMYISIETAIALASVVGNVVVVLAVCVNRALRNTTFCFIVSLAVADIAVGVLVIPLAIIISLGFKTQFYTCLFLSCLLLIITQSSILSLLAIAIDRYLRVKIPTKYSTIVTQRRAYVAVCLCWILSFLTGLVPMIGWNNRNAQGNLSSSSDIVCEFTAVMRMDYMVYFNFFGWVVVPLSIMIALYAEIFRVIRRQLNLRAEATCDGERYYRKELKLAKSLALVVFLFAVCWLPIHIMNSINFFCPKCTIPKFAMYFGIFMSHVNSALNPMVYAFRIKPFRVTLIKISHRCMLCKPAEPTRCPTSTPALTEKVDVNL; encoded by the exons ATGTTTTTGCTGACTCAAAACCCAAAGTGGAG GGTTCGGGAACATGTGGACATGATGTACATCTCCATTGAGACGGCTATTGCGCTTGCCTCTGTGGTGGGaaatgtggtggtggtgctggctgtgtgtgtgaaccgGGCTCTCCGCAACACCACCTTCTGCTTTATTGTGTCTCTGGCCGTGGCTGATATCGCTGTGGGGGTTCTGGTCATCCCTCTGGCTATTATCATTAGTCTGGGATTTAAAACTCAGTTCTACACCTGCCTCTTCCTGTCCTGTCTGCTGCTGATCATCACCCAGAGCTCCATCCTTTCTCTGCTGGCTATCGCCATCGACCGGTACCTGCGTGTCAAGATTCCCACCAA GTACAGCACCATAGTGACCCAGAGGAGGGCATATGTGGCCGTTTGTCTGTGTTGgatcctctccttcctcactgGATTGGTTCCAATGATTGGATGGAATAACCGCAATGCTCAAGGAAACCTCAGCAGCTCCAGCGACATTGTCTGTGAATTCACAGCGGTCATGAGGATGGACTACATGGTGTACTTCAATTTCTTCGGCTGGGTGGTGGTGCCGCTGTCCATAATGATCGCCCTGTACGCCGAGATCTTTAGGGTCATCCGGCGACAGCTTAATCTGCGCGCCGAGGCCACGTGTGACGGAGAAAGGTACTATCGGAAGGAGCTGAAGCTGGCCAAATCTCTGGCCCTGGTGGTCTTTCTCTTTGCTGTGTGCTGGCTGCCAATACACATCATGAACTCCATTAACTTCTTCTGCCCGAAGTGTACCATACCCAAGTTTGCCATGTACTTCGGTATTTTCATGTCCCACGTGAACTCAGCACTCAACCCAATGGTTTATGCATTCAGGATTAAGCCGTTCCGTGTCACACTGATCAAGATCAGTCACCGCTGCATGTTATGTAAGCCCGCGGAGCCCACCCGGTGTCCCACCAGCACACCGGCCCTGACGGAGAAAGTGGATGTAAACCTGTAA
- the LOC117730998 gene encoding adenosine receptor A1-like: MDVEEVIYTLLEVLIAVSCCLGNALVVLALWTSKSIQQPTFSLIVCLAVADFMVGCVAVPLSVVVDGRVKTSFHGCLFISCVVVLLTLVSVLCLTAIAVDRFLRVHLPLRYRRTVTQRHSRLVVAACWLVPIPLSFSPMLGWYNHETLSKSTNSTIVCRFIAVMPMSYLVYFNFFLCTLTPLLVMTVLYGYIFCTIRGTLREKPGNGPQKESQNYLKKEKQLAGSLSLVLALFALSWLPLHIMNCIVYFGGPEDVPVTAFHVGILLTHANSAVNPVVYAFKIEKIKTAYLNLWRRYIACGEENQESQTSQTTDNNLSNSNMNSV, from the exons ATGGATGTGGAAGAAGTGATCTACACGTTGTTGGAGGTGCTCATCGCAGTCAGCTGCTGTCTTGGTAATGCTTTGGTTGTTTTGGCGCTGTGGACCAGTAAAAGCATTCAGCAGCCCACCTTCAGCCTTATTGTCTGTCTGGCCGTGGCCGACTTCATGGTTGGCTGTGTGGCCGTACCGCTGTCCGTGGTGGTGGACGGGCGAGTGAAGACTTCATTCCACGGCTGTCTCTTCATCAGTTGTGTGGTCGTCCTGTTGACCCTCGTCTCAGTTTTGTGTCTCACGGCTATCGCAGTGGACCGCTTCCTCCGGGTGCATCTCCCTCTCAG gtACAGAAGGACTGTAACACAGAGACATTCTCGGCTGGTGGTAGCAGCGTGTTGGCTCGTTCCAATACCACTGAGTTTTTCTCCCATGCTTGGATGGTACAACCATGAAACCTTGTCCAAGTCGACCAACTCTACGATTGTCTGCCGGTTTATAGCTGTGATGCCCATGTCATACCTGGTTTACTTCAACTTCTTTCTCTGCACCCTCACACCTCTGTTGGTGATGACCGTGTTGTACGGCTACATCTTCTGCACCATCCGAGGAACGCTTCGAGAGAAACCAGGCAACGGTCCCcagaaagagtctcagaactacctgaagaaagagaaacagctggcagggtctctgtctctggtcttgGCTCTGTTTGCCCTGTCCTGGCTCCCTCTCCACATTATGAACTGCATTGTTTACTTTGGTGGGCCGGAGGATGTACCAGTAACAGCTTTCCATGTCGGCATCCTGCTTACTCATGCTAACTCGGCTGTGAACCCAGTCGTGTATGCGTTTAAAATAGAAAAGATCAAGACAGCGTACCTGAACCTCTGGAGACGGTATATCGCATGTggagaagaaaaccaagaatCTCAGACCAGCCAGACGACAGACAACAATCTTAGTAACAGTAACATGAACAGCGTGTAG
- the LOC117730914 gene encoding tubby-related protein 1-like, producing MFAISAGSGSDNDEDDDNDEDASKKKTKKKTTKDSSSSATTAKEKKSKSKEEKDSDGKEKKSKSKEKDKKKEPASLFQINGEKDSKSKKKAAKSDSEDSEEEKKTTKSKKKSTAGSASLFQTSGDKEKDKKTKKKAKAEETDDSESEKEEKSKKKKGKGKKKKERSPSPEIEFDNLEKFVMEPAPQGVTIKCRVTRDQRGMDKSLYPTYYFHLDNAKKTFLLAGRKRKKCGTSNYLISIDATDLSRGGENFVGKLRSNLMGTKFTVFDNALNPDRALPDMSNARQELAGIIYETNVLGMKGPRRMSIIIPGMDKDNDRVPLRPRNECDGLLIRHQNRRMENLIELHNKTPVWNDESSSHVLNFNGRVTQASIKNFQIVHSKDLDYIVMQFGRIADDIFTLDFNYPMCAVQAFAIALSSFDGKIACE from the exons ATGTTTGCGATCTCTGCAGGTTCAGGCTCAGATAACGACGAGGACGATGACAATGATGAAGACgcctccaaaaaaaagacaaagaaaaagacaacaaaggaCAGCTCTTCGTCCGCAACGActgccaaagaaaagaaatctaaatCTAAAG AGGAGAAAGATTctgatggaaaagaaaaaaagtcaaagtcaaaggagaaagacaagaagaaagaaCCAGCTTCATTGTTCCAGATAAACGGAGAAAAAGactcaaaaagcaagaaaaaag CTGCCAAATCAGACAGTGAGGAcagtgaagaggagaagaagacgacCAAATCAAAGAAGAAATCGACAGCCGGCTCAGCATCCTTGTTCCAAACATCAGGAGACAAGGAAAaagacaagaagacaaagaagaaag CAAAGGCAGAAGAAACTGATGATTCTGAGTccgaaaaagaagaaaaatcgaagaagaaaaagggcaaagggaagaagaaaaag GAGAGATCCCCATCGCCCGAGATTGAGTTTGACAACTTGGAGAAGTTCGTGATGGAGCCGGCTCCGCAGGGCGTGACCATCAAATGCAGAGTGACTCGAGACCAGAGAGGGATGGACAAGAGCCTCTATCCCACTTATTACTTTCACCTCGACAACGCAAAGAAG aCATTCCTTTTGGCCggcaggaaaagaaagaaatgcggAACTTCAAATTACCTCATCTCCATCGACGCCACAGATTTATCGAGAGGTGGAGAGAATTTTGTTGGAAAGCTGAG GTCCAATTTAATGGGGACTAAGTTCACCGTATTTGACAACGCTCTGAATCCAGACCGAGCTCTTCCAGACATGTCTAATGCACGGCAGGAGCTAGCAGGCATCATCTAT GAAACAAATGTCTTAGGGATGAAAGGACCGAGAAGGATGTCGATTATCATTCCAGGAATGGACAAGGACAACGACCGAGTACCTCTACGACCAAGAAAT GAATGTGACGGCTTGTTGATAAGGCACCAGAATAGAAGGATGGAAAATCTGATCGAGCTTCACAACAAGACGCCTGTGTGGAATGACGAATCGTCATCTCATGTGCTCAACTTCAACGGCAGGGTCACCCAGGCCTCCATCAAGAACTTCCAGATAGTCCACAGCAAAGACT TGGACTACATTGTGATGCAGTTTGGACGAATAGCCGATGACATTTTCACGCTGGACTTCAACTACCCGATGTGTGCCGTGCAGGCCTTCGCCATCGCACTCTCCAGCTTCGATGGCAAAATCGCCTGCGAATGA